From the genome of Nicotiana tabacum cultivar K326 chromosome 2, ASM71507v2, whole genome shotgun sequence:
taaggaagctcaattgaggtatgttggctaaacctcattcttcttagaatcgaatcccactgtgttcatgtaattggtgtaagtcccaaattgatcattatagaattggctattcctaatgtgtttgtgttgaaggatgtatgttcaatatttattctacatgcttcatcatgtcatcttgccatttgaggatgtgttcaaaatgtgaaatatgtgttagaaatattaagacttcatgtcaagatcgaataaaggttgttatgccaaattgtatgaaacgcctctatgtgcctaagattcccaaattgctcatatctgaatttaatgtcttgaatgggaagccttattattgttgttaatgataatgatgtttgaatatggaaaggggaactggaattatgaaatacggccaagtgccaagaatgactttataattgtgaCCACTAATGCCAATGAATCGAAAGGATAttaaagaagtatgatgtgagatgattgattgaaaaagggaatgtctcgggtgagacgtcctagccgatcaggccgtgatcggatgccatgtcgcacacatggtggtgaatgtgctggaaattataataaaattgtggttatggttgatgtctcaaatgagacgacccagccaatcgggtcatgatcggactctgtATAAGAATACGGTGGcattgtgaattatggtatatcggcactaaagatcacccaacctaataacatggaaattgacttgaaaacttatgtgatcttTAACTTGacgttttagcattatttgaagctcttattgaatacTTGATTGTTCCCCCTTGTATtgttattcattctattgagatggtgcttagttttacatactagtactattcgacagtactaacgtcccttttgccgggggcactgcatctttaaatagatgcaggtggttccatagcacgCAGTGTTAATCagcgatagtggtacatcctcttcccagcagacttggtgagctccacttcatCCCTGGGTCAcgtattatatcttttgttcatattattatcacgtctcgaggtatagccggggccttgttgccggcactatcataacactcttttgtatcttttagatgCTCTGTAgatactatgtgggttgtatatgggtgctaCAAAATTCAAAtagattatgttgtgttttgatctcttgttccactcgaatcataagaatgtgtgtatcttgaaacttaaaaatgatgtaaccaatgagacgatttagtattgtatatatgatcttcctactatctaattaatgaaatcatgtcttctcttgatcatgggtgagttgggtagaaagtatctaacaagattgctcgaccgggttcactcggttgagtatCGGTCGCACTTCctgaggttggggcatgacagttTCTTGACTTGATAAGGTTTGAATCCCTTAGtcaagaggagtgattatattTTGAAGAGGGTGTGAACTTTTGTGTTTCTTGTTCACGCCTGAATCTCATTACGAGAGGATCCAGGTTCCTATGAATGAGAGCCATTGTTGACATGAGTGTCACTTCTCTACTCAGCATCAGGAGTTCCTTGCATGGTATCAATAACTCTGttctctgcttcagttgttgtgatTGAGGGACCATGTTCCTCTGTATCAGTTGGATAGTTAGCTGCACCATCTTCATTTTATTCCTTGACCTGACTCATCATGTTAGCCTTTCCATTTGCCATATCAATGACTTCAGCAGGAACCTTTGACTGCTCTCCATCCTGATCAACCTTATCATGTGAATCTTTGTCACATAGGAGGTAtgattcatcaaagatcacatgtatgCTTTCCTCAACATattgagttcttttgttgtaGACCTTGTAGGCTTTGCTTTGTGATAAATAGCCAAGAaggattccttcatcacttttggcatcaaattttcccAGTGCTTCCTTCCCATTATTGAGAACGAAGCATTTGCAGCTAAACGTCCTCAAATGTGTTAGATTGGGTTTTCTCCCGTTCAGCAGTTCATACGGGGTTTTGTTCAAGAGAGACTTGATCATGCACTTGTTCATCAAGTAGCACGCAGTGTTGACTACCTCTGCTCAGAAACGTTTTGCAACATCACTGTCAATTAGCATTGTCtttgccatgtcttcaagagtcctatttttcctctccacaacaccattttgttggggtgttcTTGGAGCTGAAAAATTATGACTTATACCATTTTCAGCACAAAATTCATCGAATTTTGCGTTATCAAACTTTGTGCCGTGATCAGATCTTAGACTCACGACATTATGGCTCTTCTTCACAAAAGCAGCAAACACTTAAAAagtttcatccttggttctgaAGAACAAAGTCCaggtgaatctggagtagtcatccgCTATGACGAAaatgtacttctttcctcctctatTTGGCACCCTCATAGGCCCACATAGATCCGTATGGAGtagatcaagtggccttgaggtaCTCACTTCCTTTTTGGGTTTGAAGGAGGACCTGACTTGCTTtccttttacacatgcatcacacaccttgTGATCTTTGAAACTTGACTTAGGCAGCCCATGAACCAGGTCATTCTTGACCAATTTGTTCAGCAATGTAAAGCTTGCATAGCCCAATCTTTTGTGCCACAGTTCGGCATTGCCACTCAAGCATGTAAGATACCCATTGTGCAAGGATTCAAAATCAATAACATAAATGTTTTTGTATCTTTTTGCCACCAGAACCACTTCACCAGTCACGAAATTTGTGACTGTACAGGTTTTTGACACAAAttccactttgtttcctttgtcgTAGATTTGAGAGACACGCAGTAGGCTATATTCAAGCCATTCACATAATACACATTCTCAATTGAGTGAGTGAGCGTCTTTCCAATTCTTCCTACTCCCATAATGTATCCTTTTTTTGCCATTGCCAAAggacacactccctccttgcagagctttgagtgaaagaaaatcatcgatgcttccagtcatatgcttagAACAACCACAATCCATATACTATTTCTGGTTGATTCCTTTCACtgctctcatcatcatcatcatcatcatcatcatcatcatcatcttcatcatcgacagATTTTGCCATCAGGGCAAATATAGAGTCATATTCAGCTGCTTCactttcaactgccatcatggaggTATCACCTTGTTCATCATCTTCTCCAGATTCGCTGGAAGAATTttcccatgcagcaagagcttgtttcacCACATTGTTAGCGGTTTCTTTTCTCTTGAATCTTTTGTCAGGAACCGAGTTCATCTTGACGGTTTTATCTGTATTGTGCTTGTACGGGTCTTGCTTGTGGAGAGGATAGTCTTTGATGAAGTGTCCTGGCTTACTGCATTTATGACACAAGTCATAGCCTTTTGGCTTGTTGGAGCTtcccctttttggaatgcctccattcctacgaaccattttctgaaatcgCTTCGTCAGGTAGGCCATGTCAGCATCCTCACCACTTGAATCGTTATTGTCTTCCTTGAGGACCGGGTTCTTCTCCTttttgggctctcttctttcatggtccttcttcttcttcatttcataagtCTTCAGATTTCtaatgagttcatcaatggtcaACTTTTGCAGATCCTTTGCCTCCGTGATAGCATTTACTTTGTTTTCCCAGGAACTAGGTAATACACTGAGTATTTTCCTAACAAGTTTGTTCCTTGGAATGATCTCTCATAGAGAGTAGAGCTCGTTGATGATAGAGGTGAATCGAGTGTGCATATCCTTAATGGATTCATCATCCTTTATCCTAAAGAGTTCATACTCAGTGGTTAGCATGTCGATCTTCGACTGCTTGACTTGAGTTGTTTCTTCATGTGCCGTTTGGAGAGAGTCCCAGATCTCCTTGGTTGATTGATAGGCAGAGATCTTGTTGTATTCATCAGGTCCAATACCACAGAGGAGAATCTTTTTTGCTCGGAAGTTCTTCTCTATAGCTTTGCGGTCAACATCATTGTACTCCTTCCTTGTCTTGGGAACTGTCACTGCTAGTTCACCAATGGTTTTCATTGGGACGAAGGCACCATCACAGATAACATCCCAGAGCtctgaatcttcagccatgataaaatcatgcatccttGTCTTCCACTATCTATAGTACTGTCCATTGAATCTAggtggtctgtaggttgattgaccttcttcaaagtttggtggagcagccatttggatcctttctaggtgttagcctgatagaaagaacctgcttTGATATCAATTGATAGAAACTTAGGGTCCACCAAACTGAATAGATAAGTAAGTGATACAACAGAGTTTTACATGGAAAACTCCCAGCTCGCGGGATTAAAAACCATGACTTtcactcgtaggatttcaacttcaccaaccgagcaacttttagattacaacctattattacttaggaattaaactcttaatctctcactcacttgtaataactccattacaagcctctttgtaataactctattacaaagctcacaactcgattaactctagccaagatacaaacacaaggtttatggttttacaaatgGTTTCCTagacaatgcttctaactaagctaagtaggaattacaagtaaatcacTCTAACAAAGGTGCAACATAACTAAGGACATGTAATAACACAATGTTGGAAACCGGTCCttcgttatgttgttctttgCTCTTGAAGCCTGCAAGTTACTTGCAAGATGACAACACACTTGAGAGGAAACTTGATTAATTATCGGATGTGCAAgtgtatattttcttcattgctTCATGTTAATACTATCCAAGTGATGTCACTTAGATGATGCAAGCAAATATCTGGTACAAGGCATTCCCCATAAGgtgactgttgcactgttcaCATTGTTGCGTGTGTGCAGAGGAACAGTTGCATCGACTTTACAGCTGTGAGCAGTTGACTGGTACAGTCAGCAGGGGAACTAATGTCCATATGTTCCCTCTGTCGTCTCTTTGATTCTAGTTGTTGAACTTGTGCCCGatttgaaagttgttgtgttttgGCACCTTGAGTATGTGTAACAGGTTCCCAATCTGGTTCTAATCATTAAACTTGTTAGATTATCAAAACATAACTTATCAAATATAAACAAATTGcctttacaaaaataaaagatagaaagaaATAGTTGCTACTTAATTGTTAAATTTGAAATACAGTATTCTCTTCATCCAGTGAAAGTGTGTTCTGTTGTTTAGATGCAGTTATTACAAAAAGAGAGTTGGATATACCAAatgaaattggaaaaaaactttttcttttgaataatttgAATGTTGTTTAAACAAAAGTAGGTGCAATATTATACTAAATTCCTTGAGTAATGACAAACTACAAGTGTTGCTAAAAAGTTTATCTTTAAAAACAGATACTACTACAATTTTAAGAAGAGAGAAAGTAAGACGGTCAGTTATGGACAACGAATGGAGATTATTTAACGTAGAACATTATTTACTATTAGGAGATGGCCAAAGGTTGGCATTAATTTGCTAATAATAAATGCGATAGTTATTCTTTTGCCGCGGAGTTAGGTATGGGGTTCTTGTAACAGTCAAAAGTTTCTGATTTCTCGCATTTAATATTATCAGTAAATTTAATCATAATATTGTAAGAAATAAGAATACATAGTACTATCTAATTAAGATCAACTGATAAACAATGTATAACCACACAAaattttgtaatttatttatttaatgcaaacaccatgtaacttttttttttgggccTTCAGCTAATGTTGCACTCGCCTACCTCGCTACTCCTTAATCCATATTATGGAGTCAAATAGTCAATGATTATTGTACgtttaatgctgactaaaaataTCTTCTGAAGTTAAGCGACGAAAATCAGCATAACTATTTTTTCCGGAATATTATTACAAAGCTGAAAATCAAGATTGATGCTCTCCTTGAGGCCCCATTGCTGTGAAATTTTGTTTTGACTTTCATTGGTCATTTTTTCAGCTGGCTTCTTCACCACTAGTGGCCAAGACTTGAGGGCTTCCCAAAATGGAATATGCCGTGTTTAAAGTTAGCATTTTTTGATAATTGCTTCACTTGTGTTGTTGGACTTCTGCTTAAAGATATCTCCTCTGAGTATCAGGTATTTCTTCCTTTTTTACTTCATGTGATAATCTGAAGATTTAGATAGatttaattcttgaaaaaattGGATCTTTTTGTATAAACTTAAAACCCCGTTTTCCTCTAAAGATTTAGGTAGATTGAATTCTTGAAAAAATTGGATCTTTTTGTATAAACTTGAAACCCCTTATGCGTCTTACTTACTCTTCCCTTTCGTTTTTTTGTTCTTGGTTCTTTTTTGGggttattttatttatgtttagcTAATATCTGATGTTAGTATGCAAGTGGTAAGCTTCAGTTGTTTGTTACTTTTATAGAGCATTTGAAACTGCTTTTTCCATTCTCTGTTGATGGGAGTTATTTGTTTGCCAGTAAATCTGAGATGACTTTAATGAATTTCATTTATAATCATGAAAGTTTTGGTTTTCAGTGTTTTTATGGAAGATCTAAAGGGCCAAGGCTGTAGGGACCTAACCCTTCAACCTAgacctttttaaaaaaattatgaaaagaaAAGGTAGCGCTCCTAAAACATTGGTCCAACTGCTTTTTAGGACTTGTGAACAAAAACATTTCTGCAACACTTTACACTCCTAAATTAAGTTAGAGTTCTTTATAGTTGGTGTTTTTTCAGATTCCTCATTACTCATTATTGATAATTTCTATCTGTTATGTATGTGAATGCTAAAGCTTGGAGCTGGAGAACTTTCTGTTAACGATTTCAACCCGGTTGTATGCTGGAATTGGTACTATTGTCTTCTGGATATCTAAATTGATTTCACAATGAGGCCTTCTCAAAACGCGAAGGATATCAATGAGTTTAACAGGTTCTATAACCAACCCGTAGAGGATCAAGAATCTTTTTCCCTGCCTTCCATTAACAACCCGAATAGCAACCAATTACTTTATGCTGATTGTGGTCAGCAGACACAATTCTCTGCCTTAAAACACAACCAATACTGCTATGTTGAATCATCCACTGGAAATTCTAATGAACTTGTCTCCGATTCTCCTCCTGTTGATACTTTCTTTGCTGGTGACAATTCCATGATGCACCAAGGTTCTGATTCATGTCCTTCGGACATGCATCATTCTCCTAATGATACGTACCACTCGTCAGGTAACAGTTCGTGCTTCACTAGTGATGGTACTGGCCTGAAGCACAAGCTAAAGGAACTCGAAACTGCAATGCTGGGGCCTGATTCAGAAAGCTTGGAGTCATATAATACTACTCCATTGGCTGCAGCCAATCAGATTTCGTCGGAGTCAGATAAATGGGTTGATATGATGGAGATGATGCCTAATGGAGATTTGAAACAAGTGCTTATTGCCTGTGCTAAAGCAATAGCAGATAATAATTTAGTAACAGCTGAATGGTTAATGTCAGAACTACGCACAGTGGTATCAGTTTGCGGTTCTCCAATGCAACGCTTAGGAGCGTATATGCTGGAAGGATTAGTTGCCAGATTGGCCTCCTCAGGAAGCTCCATCTACAAGGCCCTACGGTGCAAAGAGCCGACTAGCGTTGAGCTAATGTCATACATGCATTTGCTTTATGAAATCTGCCCATACTTCAAGTTTGGATATTTGTCGGCAAATGGTGCAATTGTTGATGCCGTGAAAGAAGAGAACACAATTCATATAATTGATTTTCAGATTGCTCAGGGTAGCCAGTGGATCACCCTAATCCATGCTCTTGCAGCCCGGCCCGGTGGACCCCCACGAATCCGCATTACAGGAATTGATGATTCCACGTCGGCTTATGCCAGAGGAGGAGGGATTGAAATTGTTGGTCGGAGGTTATCAAGCATTGCTGCATCTTGCAAT
Proteins encoded in this window:
- the LOC107797043 gene encoding scarecrow-like protein 21, which gives rise to MRPSQNAKDINEFNRFYNQPVEDQESFSLPSINNPNSNQLLYADCGQQTQFSALKHNQYCYVESSTGNSNELVSDSPPVDTFFAGDNSMMHQGSDSCPSDMHHSPNDTYHSSGNSSCFTSDGTGLKHKLKELETAMLGPDSESLESYNTTPLAAANQISSESDKWVDMMEMMPNGDLKQVLIACAKAIADNNLVTAEWLMSELRTVVSVCGSPMQRLGAYMLEGLVARLASSGSSIYKALRCKEPTSVELMSYMHLLYEICPYFKFGYLSANGAIVDAVKEENTIHIIDFQIAQGSQWITLIHALAARPGGPPRIRITGIDDSTSAYARGGGIEIVGRRLSSIAASCNVPFEFHSVAASCSDVEIEHLKVRPGEPLAVNFALVLHHMPDESVGTKNHRDRLLRMVKSLSPKIVTLVEQESNTNTVQFFPRFLETLNYYLSIFESIDVALPRDHKQRINVEQHCLAREIVNIIACEGAERVERHELLERWRSRFLMAGFNPYPLSSSVNATIKTLLENYYQSYTLDERNGALYLGWMNRDLVASCAWK
- the LOC142166949 gene encoding uncharacterized protein LOC142166949, which translates into the protein MAEDSELWDVICDGAFVPMKTIGELAVTVPKTRKEYNDVDRKAIEKNFRAKKILLCGIGPDEYNKISAYQSTKEIWDSLQTAHEETTQVKQSKIDMLTTEYELFRIKDDESIKDMHTRFTSIINELYSL